The following DNA comes from bacterium.
CGCCGAGTTCGTGGAGAAACTCAACGAGGCCATCGCCCAGTTCACGCGGGGGGCCGAACAGAACGACGACATCACGGTGGTGGCCATCAAGGAAAAAATGAAGGTGGACCAGGTGCAGTTCAAGTTCCGAAAGAAACTCCTGGACCTGGTCGAGAAGAAGGGGGTGTCGGTGGCCGAGGCCTGCCGCCAAATGAACACCTCGACGAACACCTATTACCGTCTCAAGAAGATCTTCGATGAGCAAGGCAAGAGCGGCCTGAAATCGGCCAAACGAAAGAAGCGGGTCGAACTCCGGGAGCTTTCCCTCATCCAGCAGCAGGCCGTCATGGCCGTGATCAAGCGGAATCCGGGGTTCGGTCCACCCAAGATCGCGGAAGCCCTTCGGAAGGGGGAATCGCCCTTGAAGGTGGAGTCCAGGTTCATCTCGGAATTCCTGGAACGCAAGGGTCTCTCGGATTTCAAGGCCCGTCTGGCGATCTCGGATGCCCCGGGGGCCGAGTTGTTGGCATTGGAAGAAGAAAGGTCGAAGCCTCCGGTCCGCCGGAAGAAAAAAAGACCGAGGAAGAAGAAGGCCGTTGCCTTGGCCGAGCCTGCGGTCATGGGCGGGGCCGATGCCGTCCTCCGATCGCCCGAGCCTTCATCGGGCCCAGGGAAAGCGGCGCCGGTGGAGCCGGGACCCGGACCTGTGGGCGATGTTGACAGTGTCCGACCTGAAAGTAATAATGAAACGCCCTAAGGGGCCTTATCTCCGGAGGGAACATGGCCAATCTCACCGTCGACGTTTCTGAACATCCACAAAACCACGAGATCACACTTTTGGCGGTGAAAGGTTTCATCGATACGACCACGGCGCCCGAATTCGAACGGACCTTCCACACGGTCCTTAACGATAAGAAATTCAAACTGGTCGTGGACCTGAAGGACGTCAATTACATCAGCAGCGCCGGGTGGGGCATCTTCATCAGCGAGATCAAGCGGATCCGCGGGCAGAAAGGCGACCTGGTCCTAGTGGGGATGAACCCCGAGGTCGCCGAAGTATTCGAACTCCTGGAGTTCAACACCATCCTGAAATCGTTCCCGAACGTCGAAATGGCCCTGAAGAAGGGGTTCTGACCCGGGGGGCCATGGGGTTGAAGCCCCTGGGCTAAAAAGGAAACCATGGAAACCGCAACGCTCAACTCCGTCATCGAGATCGAAGGGAAGAGTTTCACGGTCGAAACAAGGCCCGTCACGGGCAAGAACCGCCTTTTGTCCACCGTTCAGCTCTCGGGGCGCACCATTTCCCAGCGCGAGTTCGACCTTCCCGAGGGGATGGACGAGATGGCGGTGCGGCAGTTCCTCCAGGAGACCCACCGGAACCGCTCGGTGGAGATCGAGTCCCTCTTCCGTCTGAACCGGAAGGTCGAGGAAAAACCCACGGCGGACGCTTGCTGGAAGATCGGGGTCATTTTCCTTTCGAACGGTTTCTACGAAGATGCCCGCCAGAAGTTCCTGAAGGCGGTGGAGCTGGACCCCAAGCACCTGCAGGCCATCAAGTGTTTCGGCATCACCCTGACCCTCCTGGACGATTTCGAGGGGGCCAAGGCCACCCTGAGCGAAGCGAGGGAATTGGGGCCCTCCTTCGCCGACATCTATTTCCACCTCGGGAACGTCCACCTTTTCAAGCGGGAATTGGACGAGGCGGTCCAATGCTACCTGCAGGCCCTCCAGATCAACCCCCGTTACGCCGATGCCCGGCTCCGGCTGGCCACTTCCTGCGTGGGCTACCTTTCCAATTCGGCCAGCCAACTCCATGAATCCAAGATCAATGAATTGGCCGAAAGGGCGAAGACCGAGGCGGAGACCGCGGCCCAGTTGAACCCGAAGGTCCGCAACCGCAATTACCTCATGGCCACCGACCTATTGCGCAATCGAAAGTACCACCAGGCCTTCCAATCCTTCCTGGAGGTGAGGCCCCGCTACGTCCCCCGGATCGGGGATGAGATCATCTTCTTCTTCACCCTGACCCTTCTTTACGGGAGCGAGGGCATCGACCTGCAGATGACCGAGCAATACATCGACAAGTTGACCAAGGTGATCGAGGAGTATCCCCATTACGCCGACCTGCACCATCATTTGGGTACGGCCTACCTGATCAAGTGCCGTTTCGACGTGGGGCGTTCCATGAAGGAGTTCAAAAAGGCGCTGGACATCAATCCGCAGTTCCAAAAGGCCATCTCGAACATGGCGGATGCGGAGGAGCTGAACAAGAGGGTCTTGGCGGTCCTGAAAAAGGCGATCATCCCACAAGGGGGATGAAGGGTAGGGATCAGGCGCCGGTATCGGGCGTGAGGGAGTAATTGGTCTCCAGGAAACGGACGTGTTCCTGGGTCATTTTTTCGTAATTGATCCCGTAGGCGAAACGGCCCATGGTCTTCATCGGGTTCTTCCGGACCCAGACCACTTTCCCCTCGTAACTGACCGTGTGGCTTCCGTCGAGGGAATCCAGGTCGAGGACGACCCGGGTGCCGTTGTCCATGACCTTGTTGGAATAGATCTGGGCCCCGGTGGAGCTGACATTCACCAGCTGGGCCCGGAACTCCTCGCCTTCCCGGCCCGCCTCGGCCAAGCGACCCTTGACGGACTTGACCATGACCACTCGACGGTTGGTCCTTTTGTTGC
Coding sequences within:
- a CDS encoding PilZ domain-containing protein, giving the protein MKKIARPQAKVGNKRTNRRVVMVKSVKGRLAEAGREGEEFRAQLVNVSSTGAQIYSNKVMDNGTRVVLDLDSLDGSHTVSYEGKVVWVRKNPMKTMGRFAYGINYEKMTQEHVRFLETNYSLTPDTGA
- a CDS encoding tetratricopeptide repeat protein; the encoded protein is METATLNSVIEIEGKSFTVETRPVTGKNRLLSTVQLSGRTISQREFDLPEGMDEMAVRQFLQETHRNRSVEIESLFRLNRKVEEKPTADACWKIGVIFLSNGFYEDARQKFLKAVELDPKHLQAIKCFGITLTLLDDFEGAKATLSEARELGPSFADIYFHLGNVHLFKRELDEAVQCYLQALQINPRYADARLRLATSCVGYLSNSASQLHESKINELAERAKTEAETAAQLNPKVRNRNYLMATDLLRNRKYHQAFQSFLEVRPRYVPRIGDEIIFFFTLTLLYGSEGIDLQMTEQYIDKLTKVIEEYPHYADLHHHLGTAYLIKCRFDVGRSMKEFKKALDINPQFQKAISNMADAEELNKRVLAVLKKAIIPQGG
- a CDS encoding STAS domain-containing protein, translated to MANLTVDVSEHPQNHEITLLAVKGFIDTTTAPEFERTFHTVLNDKKFKLVVDLKDVNYISSAGWGIFISEIKRIRGQKGDLVLVGMNPEVAEVFELLEFNTILKSFPNVEMALKKGF